CTGCTCGCTGCCCTGTGTCTCCTGGGCCTGTGCTTCCGTGATGGACTTGCGCACCTCGTCCATGTCCAGCCCCCTCGCCTGGCCGATCACATCCTCCAGCACCGGCTCCGGCAGCGCTCCCGGCTGGGCGAACACGGCCACCTTGTCCCTGATGACCATCAGCGTCGGAATCGAGCGGATCTCGAACGCCGCCGCCAGCTCCGGCTGCGCTTCCGTGTCCACCTTCGCGAACACAAGATCTGAGTGGCGCTCCGACGCCTGTTCGTAGACGGGGGCGAACTGGCGGCACGGCCCACACCAGGAAGCCCAGAAGTCGATCAGGACGAATTCATTGTCTGACACGACCTGATCGAAGTTTTCCTTGGTGAGCTCAAGGGTGCTCATGTCTTCCAACCTCTTCCTGCTGTCCGTCGGGGGGACGCCCAGCACAACCATGTGCCGGGCGGGCGGTATTCCGCCTGCCCATGTGGCCCCGCCGCACACGTGGCCCCGGACTCGTCCGTCGGACGAATCCCGAGCGCATGTCGGCCGTGGTCGGGTACCACCGCCGTGCCCGTCGAGATGCACGACGAATGGATCGCCTTCCCCCGCTGCCGCCTCCCCGAAGACAGCACGGACAAGATCCACCCCGACAACGGCCCAATCGGTCCGGCTGCACCACCGCAGGGGATGTGAGTGTCACCTGTTCGCACGCGCGTATGTGCGCGGGGCGTGAGGTAGTGAGCGTCGAGAATGCGACGCGATGCCGGAAACGTCTCACCGGTCAGGTGCCCGCAGGCACCGAGGTAAGTGCCGTACCAGGTCCCAGTAGGCGGGAGCCGTGCCCGGGCATCGTCTCCGAACACCTATTGCGGAGGAATATATGACTTCAGGTCATGTCCCACATCTTGAGGAGCCCGGCGGTACCGCTGCTCACCCACCGGAGC
This DNA window, taken from Streptomyces sp. SCSIO 30461, encodes the following:
- the trxA gene encoding thioredoxin, with the translated sequence MSTLELTKENFDQVVSDNEFVLIDFWASWCGPCRQFAPVYEQASERHSDLVFAKVDTEAQPELAAAFEIRSIPTLMVIRDKVAVFAQPGALPEPVLEDVIGQARGLDMDEVRKSITEAQAQETQGSEQQAQ